One Prodigiosinella aquatilis DNA window includes the following coding sequences:
- a CDS encoding aromatic acid/H+ symport family MFS transporter translates to MNKPRSMTIQEVIDAAPVSAFQWRVLVCCFLVVTLDGFDTAAIGFIAPAIRQEWQLDAARLAPLFGAGLFGLMLGALLFGPLADRFGRKNVMWLSVAFFGLMGVLSAFAPDMTTLTLLRFLTGLGLGGAMPNAITLTSEFVPARRRAGLVTLMFCGFTLGSALGGVVSAQWIPVLGWQGILILGGALPLALSLVLLWLLPESPRYRVLRGKQPEKVAEVLHNITGKDYHDVTFRLDENKAVTHSGKNAVTALFALGILPVTLLLWCVFFMSMLIIYSLSSWLPTMLNSGGIDLQHAAWVTTAFQIGGTAGALLIGQLMDRFNPYWTLAISYALGAGFIVLISTSEGSLWAMSLAVLGTGIGISGSQVGLNALSASLYPTHCRATGVSWSNAMGRCGAIIGSLSGGMLLAWQISFHVMLLVMALPALTAAIALIMLWMYGRRTAFAVNTAQVSALSKS, encoded by the coding sequence ATGAATAAACCGCGTAGCATGACAATTCAGGAAGTCATTGATGCGGCACCTGTGTCCGCCTTTCAGTGGCGGGTACTGGTCTGTTGCTTTCTGGTTGTCACTCTGGACGGATTCGACACCGCAGCCATCGGTTTTATCGCACCAGCCATTCGGCAGGAATGGCAGCTTGATGCGGCGCGCCTGGCGCCACTCTTCGGTGCAGGGCTATTCGGCCTGATGTTGGGCGCACTACTGTTCGGGCCATTGGCGGACCGCTTTGGCCGCAAGAACGTCATGTGGCTGAGTGTGGCGTTTTTTGGCCTGATGGGTGTGCTTTCCGCCTTTGCGCCAGACATGACCACACTAACGTTGCTGCGCTTTCTCACCGGGCTTGGACTGGGGGGCGCCATGCCCAACGCCATTACGTTGACCTCGGAATTTGTGCCTGCCCGCCGTCGTGCCGGGTTGGTTACGCTCATGTTCTGCGGTTTTACGCTTGGTTCGGCACTCGGCGGCGTGGTTAGCGCCCAGTGGATCCCGGTGCTTGGCTGGCAGGGTATTTTGATTCTCGGCGGCGCCTTACCGCTGGCGCTGAGCCTGGTGTTGCTGTGGCTCCTTCCGGAGTCGCCGCGTTATCGCGTGTTACGCGGCAAACAGCCGGAGAAAGTGGCTGAGGTGCTACATAACATCACGGGAAAAGACTACCACGACGTGACATTTCGGCTGGACGAAAACAAGGCCGTAACACACAGCGGAAAAAACGCCGTCACCGCGCTGTTCGCGCTGGGCATTCTCCCAGTCACGCTCTTGCTGTGGTGTGTGTTTTTTATGAGCATGCTGATCATTTACTCCCTGTCGAGCTGGCTACCGACCATGCTGAATAGCGGCGGTATTGATCTCCAGCATGCAGCCTGGGTGACCACTGCATTTCAGATTGGCGGCACCGCAGGCGCTTTGTTGATCGGCCAGCTAATGGATCGCTTCAATCCTTACTGGACACTGGCGATCAGTTACGCCCTGGGAGCGGGATTCATTGTCCTGATCAGCACCAGTGAAGGATCGCTGTGGGCAATGTCTCTGGCGGTACTGGGCACCGGTATCGGCATCAGTGGATCGCAGGTTGGGCTGAACGCGTTATCCGCGTCGCTGTACCCCACTCACTGCCGCGCTACTGGTGTGAGTTGGTCGAACGCTATGGGACGTTGTGGTGCCATCATTGGATCGCTCAGCGGTGGAATGTTGCTGGCCTGGCAGATTTCTTTCCACGTGATGCTCTTGGTGATGGCCCTACCAGCCCTAACGGCCGCTATCGCCCTGATCATGTTGTGGATGTACGGACGACGCACAGCGTTCGCTGTTAACACCGCGCAAGTCTCCGCGCTCAGTAAATCATAA
- the dkgA gene encoding 2,5-didehydrogluconate reductase DkgA, translating to MTMHPMIKLADGNLMPQLGLGVWRASNEEAITAVTEALKTGYRAIDTAAIYKNEEGVGQALKAANLPREQVFITTKLWNADQKHTQKALEESLRKLQLDYVDLYLIHWPLPQQDSYADAWRGLIKLQEQGLTKSIGVSNFHPHHLQRLKDETGIFPVINQIELHPLMQQRPLNTWNATHHIQTESWSPLAQGGEGVFDQPIIRALAIKYGKTPAQIVIRWHLDNGFVVIPKSVTPTRIQENFDVFDFRLDKEELSEIAKLDCGKRLGPDPDAPRQ from the coding sequence ATGACGATGCACCCGATGATCAAGCTGGCCGACGGAAACCTTATGCCGCAATTGGGGCTAGGTGTCTGGCGGGCCAGTAATGAAGAGGCCATCACTGCGGTTACTGAAGCCCTGAAAACCGGTTATCGGGCGATTGATACCGCCGCCATCTACAAGAATGAAGAGGGTGTCGGTCAGGCCTTAAAGGCGGCAAATCTCCCCCGGGAACAGGTGTTTATTACCACCAAACTGTGGAATGCTGATCAGAAACATACACAGAAAGCGTTGGAAGAGAGTCTGCGCAAACTACAGCTGGATTACGTCGATCTTTATCTGATTCACTGGCCGTTACCTCAGCAGGATAGCTACGCTGACGCCTGGCGAGGGCTCATCAAACTACAAGAACAGGGACTGACCAAAAGCATTGGCGTCAGTAACTTCCATCCCCACCACTTGCAACGACTGAAAGATGAAACAGGCATTTTTCCGGTTATCAACCAGATAGAATTGCACCCGCTGATGCAACAACGCCCCCTCAATACCTGGAATGCCACTCATCATATCCAGACCGAATCCTGGAGTCCGCTGGCTCAGGGTGGTGAAGGGGTTTTTGATCAGCCGATTATTCGTGCGCTGGCCATAAAATATGGCAAAACACCAGCGCAGATTGTCATCCGCTGGCACCTGGATAATGGCTTTGTCGTTATTCCAAAATCAGTCACACCTACCCGTATCCAGGAAAATTTCGATGTATTCGATTTCCGTCTGGATAAAGAGGAGCTGAGTGAAATTGCCAAGCTGGACTGCGGTAAACGATTAGGCCCTGATCCTGATGCACCACGTCAATAA
- a CDS encoding cytosine permease, translating into MGEIQQQDTYQQNKTWKVENTGIDLVPEAERTGNPMQLFWIWCAANIGILGIVYGAIIVSFGLSFIQSVLAAVVGVASFSLVGYTSFAGQTGRTSTLTLSRTIFGLQGNIAPTAFSWFNLIGWEAVNVITGTMTLAALFEALGFSASTTLTAVCLLLFAGLTIIVSLLGQNTLFMMQSWFSKIFGTMTLIVAVYILFDTPWAQVLSMPSGNWLTGFLPAVSVIAAGTGIGWTIAGADYSRYQSPTTSRNHLFYAVVGGACLPLVVLMLAGILLSSQLPDLASSANPIALIGTVLPPWMSVPYLLAATAGIVTIAVLSLYSASLNLLTIGIKVPQSIAVAIDAILMLGVSIYVLFVSGDFLTPFISFLIFCGVFLAAWAAMFILDYLWLRQHHGYNTAALFGLDGKNQGVRWVPLFCWALGALSGLMVTKTGFIDGPLAKGIFASSSLGIFISFGISLVTYALFLMIKPQEKQL; encoded by the coding sequence ATGGGTGAAATCCAGCAACAAGATACATACCAGCAAAACAAAACATGGAAAGTAGAAAATACCGGTATTGACCTGGTGCCGGAAGCAGAACGCACCGGCAACCCAATGCAACTTTTCTGGATCTGGTGCGCGGCTAACATCGGCATCCTCGGTATTGTTTATGGTGCTATTATCGTCTCGTTTGGCTTGTCCTTTATTCAATCAGTACTGGCGGCAGTGGTCGGCGTTGCCAGTTTTTCCCTGGTGGGTTACACCTCTTTTGCCGGCCAAACCGGTCGTACTTCTACCCTGACGCTCTCACGAACCATTTTTGGTCTGCAAGGCAACATCGCTCCCACCGCCTTTAGCTGGTTTAACCTTATCGGTTGGGAAGCGGTGAATGTCATTACCGGTACCATGACACTGGCGGCACTCTTTGAAGCGTTAGGATTTAGCGCCAGTACGACGCTGACTGCCGTATGCCTGCTGCTGTTTGCCGGTCTGACGATTATCGTCAGCCTGCTAGGCCAGAATACGCTGTTCATGATGCAAAGCTGGTTCAGCAAGATCTTTGGCACCATGACCTTGATTGTGGCGGTTTATATTTTATTCGATACCCCCTGGGCTCAGGTGTTGAGTATGCCTTCCGGCAATTGGCTGACCGGTTTTTTACCAGCAGTTTCGGTGATTGCCGCTGGCACAGGTATAGGTTGGACCATCGCTGGTGCCGACTACAGCCGCTATCAAAGTCCCACTACCTCACGCAATCACCTCTTTTATGCCGTGGTAGGTGGGGCCTGTCTGCCACTGGTAGTTCTGATGCTGGCCGGTATCCTGTTGTCCTCACAGTTGCCGGATCTGGCCAGTTCTGCGAATCCCATCGCGTTGATTGGTACCGTGCTGCCACCCTGGATGTCCGTTCCCTATCTGCTGGCTGCCACAGCCGGGATTGTGACCATTGCGGTACTGAGCCTTTACTCCGCCAGTCTCAACCTGCTGACGATTGGTATCAAAGTACCTCAGTCCATCGCCGTAGCAATAGACGCCATCCTGATGTTGGGTGTGTCTATTTACGTCCTGTTTGTTTCCGGCGACTTTCTGACACCATTCATCTCGTTTCTGATTTTTTGCGGCGTCTTTCTGGCAGCCTGGGCGGCGATGTTCATTCTGGATTACCTCTGGTTGCGTCAGCACCACGGCTATAACACTGCGGCACTGTTCGGTTTGGACGGTAAAAATCAGGGCGTCCGCTGGGTACCGCTGTTCTGCTGGGCGTTAGGCGCCCTGAGCGGATTAATGGTCACCAAAACCGGATTCATTGATGGCCCACTGGCAAAAGGCATTTTTGCCAGCTCCAGTCTCGGCATTTTTATCTCTTTTGGTATCAGCCTGGTGACTTACGCGTTATTTCTGATGATTAAGCCACAGGAAAAACAGCTATGA
- a CDS encoding PfkB family carbohydrate kinase, which yields MSIFHAKVPVVAIGGAVCDMVLSVERLPFSGEDIEAEDGGRQVGGCAFNVARALCQLQVPVINGMPVGNGHWGQMVEQAMTKLGLPVLLRNQERDNGWCLALAERDGNDRTFVSITGCESIWTPELLQRLSPPENALIYASGYELAGETGAALREWLLNQPQRKLLDPGPRIADIPATFFQALPGTNTMLTLNRDETRYLCGGGDTVAQASHYAKQNGLWLICRLDKAGAWICPPDAAAQEVPAYKVDVVDTIGAGDAHCGGLLAGLAADWSLHDAVDLANRVAACVVASQGAAGAPDWKELQQRFPDVHTNPGR from the coding sequence ATGAGTATTTTTCATGCCAAAGTGCCCGTGGTGGCTATCGGTGGTGCCGTATGCGACATGGTGTTATCGGTGGAACGTCTGCCGTTCAGTGGCGAGGATATTGAAGCCGAAGATGGTGGACGACAAGTCGGTGGCTGTGCGTTTAACGTTGCCAGAGCTCTCTGTCAGTTACAGGTTCCCGTGATTAACGGTATGCCTGTCGGCAACGGCCACTGGGGACAGATGGTCGAGCAGGCCATGACTAAACTCGGCCTTCCCGTTTTATTACGCAATCAGGAAAGAGACAACGGCTGGTGCCTGGCACTGGCGGAGCGGGATGGTAATGACCGCACGTTTGTGTCCATTACCGGTTGCGAGTCCATCTGGACACCAGAATTATTGCAACGGCTCTCACCGCCAGAAAATGCGCTGATCTATGCCAGCGGCTATGAACTTGCCGGAGAAACTGGTGCTGCCCTGCGTGAATGGCTGTTGAACCAACCGCAACGCAAACTGCTCGATCCTGGCCCACGGATTGCGGATATTCCGGCCACATTCTTTCAGGCATTACCCGGCACAAATACGATGTTGACGTTAAACCGGGATGAAACTCGCTACCTGTGTGGCGGGGGTGATACTGTCGCACAGGCATCCCATTATGCGAAACAAAACGGACTATGGCTGATTTGCCGGTTGGATAAGGCCGGAGCCTGGATTTGTCCTCCCGACGCTGCCGCGCAGGAAGTGCCAGCCTATAAAGTTGATGTAGTCGATACCATTGGTGCAGGCGATGCCCACTGTGGTGGCTTGCTCGCTGGCCTGGCAGCCGACTGGTCATTACATGATGCGGTTGATTTGGCAAATCGTGTCGCGGCCTGTGTGGTTGCCAGCCAGGGGGCCGCAGGAGCGCCAGATTGGAAAGAATTACAGCAGCGTTTCCCTGACGTTCACACTAACCCTGGCAGATAA
- a CDS encoding GntR family transcriptional regulator, with product MQALLTKVRGILEQPSSAPRYMQLAAALELCIGQYNNLSGQFLPPERQIVQSLGLSRVTVSRSLALLEEKGLIVRQQGVGTRITQQLDYALNKEDVGFTAQIQQRGGIAGNIWLERTQLPIPSALIAEMKLSAGAMVTKLRRVRLLNDEPISLETVWIPQEWLPHPEEVELSLYQYWADRNIFPQNKRYRLRAVSCMPEIAEHLGVLAGTPLLLSRQHTYNAHGDLLEYCEIYCRSDIYEFQVSE from the coding sequence ATGCAAGCGCTTTTGACCAAAGTACGGGGAATATTGGAGCAGCCATCGTCGGCTCCCCGTTATATGCAGTTGGCTGCTGCTCTGGAGCTATGCATTGGCCAATACAATAATCTTTCCGGGCAGTTTTTGCCGCCGGAGCGACAGATTGTCCAGTCACTGGGGCTTTCACGTGTAACGGTTTCCCGTTCGCTGGCACTACTGGAAGAAAAAGGGCTGATTGTGCGGCAGCAGGGAGTGGGCACTCGTATTACTCAGCAATTAGATTATGCACTGAATAAAGAGGACGTGGGATTTACTGCGCAGATACAGCAACGCGGTGGTATCGCCGGTAATATCTGGCTGGAGCGTACCCAATTGCCCATCCCTTCAGCGTTGATAGCAGAAATGAAACTGTCGGCTGGTGCGATGGTAACCAAGCTACGCCGGGTGCGTCTGCTCAATGACGAACCCATATCGTTAGAGACGGTATGGATCCCGCAAGAGTGGTTACCGCACCCCGAGGAAGTGGAACTTTCACTGTATCAATATTGGGCGGATCGCAATATTTTCCCACAAAACAAACGCTATCGGCTGCGAGCAGTGAGCTGCATGCCCGAGATTGCCGAACACCTGGGCGTTTTGGCAGGCACGCCACTGCTGTTAAGCCGTCAGCATACTTATAACGCTCATGGTGATCTGTTGGAATACTGTGAAATTTATTGCCGTAGTGATATCTACGAGTTTCAGGTGTCAGAATAA
- a CDS encoding fumarylacetoacetate hydrolase family protein, whose product MSQYVFPPAPQVAIPVVGSNTLFPVHRVYCVGRNYAAHAREMGFDPDREPPFFFCKPSDAVVPVLEGETLMLDYPAQTDNYHYEIELVVAIGKGGKDIPITEALSHVYGYATGLDMTRRDRQMDMRKMGRPWEIGKAFDRSAPIGPVHPVAGCPNIEQAAIWLQVNGEDRQRSGVNFLIWSVAETISYLSAFFELQPGDLIYTGTPEGVGPVVKGDTITCGVEGLTELTVAIR is encoded by the coding sequence ATGAGTCAGTATGTTTTTCCGCCTGCTCCACAGGTTGCTATCCCCGTTGTCGGCAGCAATACCCTGTTTCCAGTGCACAGGGTCTACTGCGTCGGGCGTAACTACGCCGCACATGCCCGGGAGATGGGGTTCGATCCTGATCGTGAACCGCCATTCTTTTTCTGCAAACCGTCCGATGCGGTCGTCCCGGTCTTGGAGGGCGAAACGCTGATGCTGGATTACCCGGCGCAGACCGACAATTACCACTACGAAATCGAGCTGGTGGTAGCCATTGGTAAAGGTGGAAAAGACATCCCGATAACAGAAGCGCTGAGCCATGTTTACGGCTACGCCACTGGGCTGGACATGACCCGTCGCGATCGTCAGATGGATATGCGCAAGATGGGCCGCCCTTGGGAAATTGGCAAAGCATTTGACCGTTCCGCTCCCATCGGGCCGGTGCATCCGGTGGCGGGTTGCCCAAACATCGAGCAGGCGGCGATCTGGTTGCAAGTCAATGGCGAAGATCGGCAACGCAGCGGTGTGAACTTCCTGATCTGGTCGGTAGCGGAAACCATCAGCTATCTGTCTGCTTTTTTTGAACTGCAACCAGGTGACTTGATTTACACCGGCACGCCGGAAGGTGTAGGGCCGGTGGTCAAAGGCGACACAATCACTTGTGGCGTTGAAGGGTTGACCGAACTGACTGTGGCTATTCGCTAA
- a CDS encoding ADP-ribosylglycohydrolase family protein, with product MTAKRNPHDAILGCLYGQAVGDAMGMPSELWPQEKVRHYFGWISDFLPGPDENIAAKGFIAGEYTDDTQQAIALLNAVIEANGEVEPERIAKHILSWADHINAFEKNVLGPSSKAALNAIRTGISVHDIVANGVTNGAAMRIAPVGCLMATTDKMAFIDAVRQASSPTHKSDIAVAGAFAIAWAISRAIEGASWEEIKAELPVLTEEVQQQHITTFCPQLGRRIMQALTFVENLRDLPDPLALSELYDTLGAGMDTLESVPMALAIVELAATIPQRCAILAANLGGDTDTIGAMATAICGALHGISAFPAAWISTINQANSVDFIPLAAILSELRLKRSTPTWVKSSNKIHTSKTKHGK from the coding sequence ATGACCGCAAAGAGAAATCCTCACGACGCCATCCTCGGCTGCTTGTATGGGCAAGCTGTGGGTGACGCGATGGGGATGCCATCAGAACTATGGCCGCAGGAAAAGGTCCGCCACTATTTTGGCTGGATTAGCGATTTCTTGCCCGGTCCTGATGAAAACATCGCCGCGAAGGGATTTATTGCCGGCGAATATACAGACGATACACAGCAAGCCATTGCGTTATTAAATGCTGTTATTGAAGCCAATGGTGAAGTTGAGCCCGAGCGTATTGCCAAACATATTTTGTCTTGGGCCGACCACATCAATGCGTTTGAAAAAAATGTGCTGGGTCCCAGCTCCAAGGCCGCATTAAACGCTATCCGAACGGGTATTTCCGTTCATGACATCGTTGCCAATGGTGTAACCAATGGTGCGGCCATGCGTATCGCGCCAGTAGGCTGCCTGATGGCAACCACCGATAAAATGGCATTTATTGACGCGGTACGGCAGGCATCCAGCCCTACCCATAAATCAGATATCGCTGTTGCAGGTGCTTTTGCCATTGCCTGGGCAATCAGCCGCGCTATTGAAGGTGCCAGTTGGGAAGAGATAAAGGCTGAATTACCTGTACTCACGGAAGAAGTTCAGCAGCAACATATCACCACTTTTTGCCCGCAATTGGGCCGCCGAATTATGCAGGCACTCACGTTTGTAGAGAACCTTCGAGACTTACCCGATCCCCTGGCACTATCAGAGCTTTATGATACGCTGGGTGCAGGTATGGATACTCTGGAATCAGTGCCAATGGCACTGGCCATTGTCGAACTCGCCGCAACCATCCCCCAGCGCTGTGCCATATTAGCCGCCAATCTTGGTGGTGATACGGATACGATAGGTGCCATGGCAACCGCTATTTGTGGCGCGTTGCACGGTATCAGTGCTTTTCCTGCGGCATGGATCTCTACAATCAATCAGGCCAACTCGGTTGATTTCATCCCCCTTGCCGCTATTCTCTCTGAGCTCAGGCTGAAAAGGAGTACGCCGACATGGGTGAAATCCAGCAACAAGATACATACCAGCAAAACAAAACATGGAAAGTAG
- the gtdA gene encoding gentisate 1,2-dioxygenase, producing MYEINTTATDRREHFYQGISGLNLSPLWESLHRLVPQTPHTSSVPALWNYQQVRPFLMKSGELIGAKEAVRRVLVLENPALRGKSSITSSLYAGLQLIMPGEVAPSHRHTQSALRFIVEGQGAFTAVDGERTMMHPGDFILTPQWCWHDHGNPGNEPVVWLDGLDLPLVNFLGCGFAENYPEDQQPVIRPMGDYLPRYAANMLPVRYQSGNSSPIFNYRYDRSRDVLEQLSRNGDPDECEGFKLRYINPANGGHPMPTMATFMQLLPHGLTTQPIRATDSTIYHVVEGEGRVTIGQEQFIFAPKDIFVVPSWIPLSIESLADTVLFSFSDRPVQEALGLFREKRG from the coding sequence ATGTACGAAATTAATACTACAGCCACTGATCGTCGGGAACATTTTTATCAGGGAATCTCCGGGCTGAACCTGTCACCGCTCTGGGAATCGCTGCATCGACTGGTACCGCAAACGCCACATACATCCTCGGTGCCTGCTTTGTGGAACTATCAGCAGGTACGTCCTTTCCTGATGAAAAGCGGCGAGCTCATTGGCGCGAAAGAAGCGGTTCGCCGAGTGCTGGTTCTGGAAAACCCGGCGCTGCGAGGCAAGTCATCGATCACCTCATCCTTGTACGCCGGGTTGCAGTTGATTATGCCGGGCGAAGTCGCGCCGAGTCACCGCCATACCCAGTCTGCACTGCGTTTTATCGTGGAAGGCCAAGGGGCTTTTACCGCCGTGGACGGTGAGCGCACCATGATGCATCCAGGTGATTTTATCCTGACCCCGCAGTGGTGTTGGCACGACCATGGTAATCCCGGCAACGAACCGGTGGTGTGGCTCGATGGTCTCGATTTGCCGCTGGTCAATTTCCTGGGTTGCGGTTTCGCCGAAAATTATCCAGAAGACCAGCAGCCGGTAATCCGCCCGATGGGGGACTACCTACCGCGCTATGCCGCCAACATGTTGCCGGTACGCTATCAGTCAGGAAATTCATCACCCATTTTCAACTATCGCTATGACCGCAGCCGCGATGTGCTGGAGCAACTCAGCCGCAATGGAGACCCGGACGAATGCGAAGGTTTTAAGCTACGTTATATCAACCCCGCCAACGGCGGCCATCCGATGCCGACTATGGCGACCTTTATGCAACTGTTGCCGCACGGGCTGACGACACAGCCTATCCGCGCCACCGATAGCACCATTTATCACGTGGTGGAGGGGGAAGGCCGGGTCACCATCGGCCAGGAGCAATTCATTTTCGCGCCGAAAGATATCTTCGTGGTGCCTTCCTGGATACCCCTCAGTATTGAAAGTCTGGCGGATACCGTGCTGTTCAGTTTTTCCGATCGCCCGGTACAGGAAGCCCTGGGGCTATTTCGTGAAAAACGTGGCTGA
- the maiA gene encoding maleylacetoacetate isomerase: MKLFTFFNSSASYRVRIALALKGIRYDAVGVNIRNGEQYHDDYLALNPMGVVPVLITDSGQQIGQSLAIIDYLDRRYPEPRLIPDDEQQRAQVLEIAFAIACDIHPVNNMRILHYLGDELDVSETEKKRWYAHWVKQGLGAVERLLERGDAGDYCVGGRVTLADCCLIPQWANAKRMGCDLSAYSYCQRIYQHCTVLPAFIAAVPERQADVIPA; encoded by the coding sequence ATGAAGTTATTCACCTTTTTCAACAGCTCGGCATCTTACCGCGTCCGCATTGCGCTGGCGTTAAAAGGCATTCGCTACGATGCTGTGGGTGTTAACATCCGTAATGGCGAACAGTATCATGATGATTATCTGGCGCTAAATCCAATGGGCGTTGTGCCAGTCTTGATTACCGATAGCGGGCAGCAGATAGGCCAGTCACTGGCTATCATTGACTACCTCGATCGCCGTTATCCGGAGCCGCGTTTGATACCGGATGATGAACAGCAACGGGCGCAGGTGTTGGAGATTGCCTTCGCCATTGCTTGCGATATCCATCCGGTCAACAACATGCGCATCCTGCACTACCTGGGCGACGAGCTGGATGTGTCTGAAACGGAGAAAAAACGTTGGTATGCCCACTGGGTCAAACAAGGGCTCGGAGCGGTGGAACGCTTACTGGAGCGGGGAGATGCTGGCGACTACTGCGTTGGTGGGCGCGTTACACTGGCTGACTGTTGCCTGATTCCACAGTGGGCCAATGCCAAACGCATGGGATGCGACCTGTCTGCTTATTCGTACTGCCAGCGGATTTATCAGCACTGCACCGTGCTACCGGCGTTTATTGCCGCTGTACCCGAGAGGCAGGCTGACGTCATCCCTGCATAA